Proteins co-encoded in one Pelodiscus sinensis isolate JC-2024 chromosome 7, ASM4963464v1, whole genome shotgun sequence genomic window:
- the LOC102463654 gene encoding interferon lambda-3-like isoform X2: protein MGVGYRVLLVLSLWVMTAEAFPKGALRTKCHLAKYKSLPPRELEAFKKTKDKFEDILLLSDRKCNTRIFHRNWDVKELSVHDRVILVEKELDFTINTLEDVEDPSLSKLLPRPLEILSQIREDLRPCIRQTPSHSHSKRLNSWLQNLQASKETETPACLEASVILNLFRLLNEDLRCAAYTELCV from the exons ATGGGCGTAGGCTACAGAGTTCTCCTTGTTCTGTCCCTCTGGGTGATGACTGCAGAGGCCTTTCCCAAAGGCGCCCTGAGGACAAAATGCCACCTCGCAAAATACAAGTCCCTGCCACCCCGGGAACTGGAGGCCTTCAAGAAAACCAAGGACAAATTT GAGGACATCTTGCTGTTGTCCGACCGAAAATGCAACACCAGGATTTTCCACAGGAACTGGGATGTCAAAGAGTTGTCG GTGCACGACAGGGTGATCCTGGTAGAGAAGGAGCTGGACTTCACCATTAACACGTTGGAGGATGTTGAGGACCCCAGTCTATCCAAGCTGCTGCCAAGGCCGCTGGAAATCCTGTCGCAGATCAGAGAGGACTTGAGACCATGC ATCAGGCAAACGCCTTCTCATTCACACTCCAAGAGGCTGAACAGTTGGCTCCAAAATTTGCAGGCGAGCAAAGAGACG GAAACACCTGCATGTCTGGAAGCTTCTGTCATCCTCAACCTCTTCCGCTTGCTGAACGAAGATTTGAGATGCGCCGCCTACACGGAGCTTTGCGTGTAG
- the LOC102463654 gene encoding interferon lambda-3-like isoform X1, whose translation MHQANAFSFTLQEAEQLAPKFAGEQRDGSMMGVGYRVLLVLSLWVMTAEAFPKGALRTKCHLAKYKSLPPRELEAFKKTKDKFEDILLLSNRKCNTRIFHRNWEVKELSVHDRVILVEKELDFTINTLEDVEDPSLSKLLPRPLEILSQIREDLRRCTRQTPSHSHSKRLNSWLQNLQASKETESPACLEASVILNLFRLLNEDLRCAAYTELCV comes from the exons ATGC ATCAGGCAAACGCCTTCTCATTCACACTCCAAGAGGCTGAACAGTTGGCTCCAAAATTTGCAGGCGAGCAAAGAGACG GAAGCATGATGGGCGTAGGCTACAGAGTTCTCCTTGTTCTGTCCCTCTGGGTGATGACTGCAGAGGCCTTTCCCAAAGGTGCCCTGAGGACAAAATGCCACCTCGCAAAATACAAGTCCCTGCCACCCCGGGAACTGGAGGCCTTCAAGAAAACCAAGGACAAATTT GAGGACATCTTGCTGTTGTCCAACCGAAAATGCAACACCAGGATTTTCCACAGGAACTGGGAAGTCAAAGAGTTGTCG GTGCACGACAGGGTGATCCTGGTAGAGAAGGAGCTGGACTTCACCATTAACACGTTGGAGGATGTTGAGGACCCCAGTCTATCCAAGCTGCTGCCAAGGCCGCTGGAAATCCTGTCGCAGATCAGAGAAGACTTGAGACGCTGC ACCAGGCAAACGCCTTCTCATTCACACTCCAAGAGGCTGAACAGTTGGCTCCAAAATTTGCAGGCGAGCAAAGAGACG GAATCACCTGCATGTCTGGAAGCTTCTGTGATCCTCAACCTCTTCCGACTGCTGAATGAAGATTTGAGATGCGCCGCCTACACGGAACTTTGCGTGTAG
- the LOC102443415 gene encoding interferon lambda-3-like, with protein MHRSCPLLLVLMVWTMATEVFPQDAQKCNLSKYGNLPPTDLKAFKDFRDHFETSMPDRTCNTTVFHRKWEVKVLSVNDRVILVEEELNFTIHILENVEDATLSENLMRPLENLRHIREDLGNCVSIGLQRSLATIRDHLHSHQRSERLTRWLQKFHQAKKTKTPGCLEESVIFNLFRLFSSLKCMASSCN; from the exons ATGCACAGAAGTTGCCCACTTCTCCTTGTCCTGATGGTATGGACAATGGCTACCGAGGTCTTTCCCCAAGATGCTCAGAAGTGCAACCTCTCAAAGTACGGGAACCTGCCACCCACGGACCTGAAGGCTTTCAAGGATTTCCGAGATCACTTT GAGACAAGCATGCCAGACCGAACCTGCAACACCACCGTTTTCCACCGCAAGTGGGAAGTCAAAGTTCTGTCG GTTAACGACAGAGTAATCCTGGTAGAGGAGGAGCTGAACTTCACTATCCACATCCTGGAGAATGTTGAGGATGCCACGCTGTCCGAGAACCTTATGAGGCCATTAGAAAACCTGAGGCACATCAGAGAGGACTTGGGGAATTGCGTGAGTATTGGCTTGCAAAGGTCTCTTGCCACC ATCAGGGATCATCTCCATTCCCATCAGCGCTCCGAGAGGCTGACCAGATGGCTCCAAAAATTCCACCAGGCCAAGAAGACA AAAACTCCTGGGTGCCTGGAGGAATCTGTGATCTTCAATCTGTTCCGCCTGTTCAGCAGCTTAAAGTGCATGGCCAGTTCCTGCAACTAA